From a region of the Nitrospirota bacterium genome:
- a CDS encoding peptidoglycan DD-metalloendopeptidase family protein, translated as MSKKRTGFLLFCLVLAAALFALNNVRSPSGFGSGFPGPAAWVMHGAEPGAQGGAQTPHEEEAEGVLKNGETFFDLFQKLGLDIGELDMIEKASAGIYDIGMLAAGHPYSIRTDTKKRVLRLAYRIDDTSWLEVSRKKEGFHAEKTAVQYERRIAHTGGILHGNLVNSVQDVQLALRLADIFAWDIDFATDLRRGDTFKLVVEELYLDGEFKGFGRILSAEFVNDGRTYRAYRFEADGREAYYDQEGKSLQRTFLKAPLSYRRISSGYTKRRYHPILKIYRPHPGVDYAAPKGTPVSAVGDGSVVFAGYKGANGNLVVIKHGGQYKTYYGHLSAIARGIRTGAGVTQGQVIGRVGMTGMATGPHLDYRVKHRGHFVNPLTLDMPRRKRLSGPLMAAFRLFRENMDALLNTVQPDGSAVARAYPREEKTLPASP; from the coding sequence ATGAGCAAGAAACGCACCGGCTTCCTGCTGTTTTGTCTCGTCCTGGCGGCGGCCCTTTTCGCCCTGAACAACGTGCGTTCCCCCTCCGGTTTCGGAAGCGGTTTCCCCGGACCCGCCGCATGGGTCATGCACGGAGCGGAGCCCGGCGCGCAAGGCGGCGCCCAGACCCCGCATGAGGAGGAGGCCGAAGGCGTCCTGAAAAACGGCGAGACCTTCTTCGACCTTTTCCAAAAGCTCGGCCTCGATATCGGGGAGCTGGACATGATCGAGAAGGCCAGTGCCGGGATTTACGACATCGGGATGCTCGCGGCGGGGCATCCGTACAGCATCCGTACGGATACGAAAAAGCGCGTCCTTCGCCTGGCCTACCGCATTGACGACACATCATGGCTCGAGGTCTCCCGGAAGAAGGAGGGGTTTCATGCCGAGAAGACCGCCGTCCAGTACGAAAGGCGCATCGCGCACACGGGCGGCATCCTTCACGGCAACCTCGTCAACTCCGTGCAGGACGTCCAGCTTGCCCTTCGCCTGGCCGACATCTTCGCCTGGGACATAGATTTCGCCACCGACCTCCGCAGGGGAGACACCTTCAAGCTCGTTGTCGAAGAACTCTACCTCGACGGCGAGTTCAAGGGGTTCGGCAGGATACTGTCGGCGGAGTTCGTCAACGACGGCAGGACCTACCGGGCCTACCGTTTCGAGGCCGACGGGAGGGAGGCCTATTACGACCAGGAGGGCAAGTCGTTGCAGAGGACGTTCCTCAAGGCCCCTCTCAGCTACAGGCGCATCAGCTCGGGATACACGAAGAGGAGGTATCATCCCATACTGAAGATCTACCGGCCCCATCCGGGGGTGGACTACGCCGCCCCGAAAGGCACGCCGGTCTCCGCAGTGGGGGACGGCAGCGTCGTGTTTGCGGGCTACAAGGGAGCCAACGGCAACCTCGTCGTCATCAAGCACGGCGGCCAGTACAAGACCTATTACGGCCACCTCTCGGCAATCGCGCGGGGCATTCGCACGGGTGCCGGCGTCACCCAGGGACAGGTCATCGGACGCGTGGGGATGACCGGCATGGCCACGGGCCCCCATCTGGACTATCGCGTGAAGCACAGGGGGCACTTCGTCAATCCGCTTACGCTGGACATGCCCCGGAGAAAGCGCCTGAGCGGGCCGTTGATGGCCGCGTTCCGGCTCTTCCGGGAAAACATGGACGCTCTCCTCAACACGGTCCAGCCGGACGGGAGCGCCGTCGCCCGCGCGTACCCCCGCGAAGAGAAGACTCTCCCGGCCAGCCCCTGA
- a CDS encoding glycosyl transferase: MSDFYQTGVVATFHRLGASKLERIESELKWYSQERPVALVLPSLYSELQGEALKGIVTRLKEVEYVKQVIVALGPASEEEFKHARDFFSGLPQSTRVIWNHGPRLTEIYRALEAADLPPGEEGKGKSAWMAYGYVLSQMDLRVIALHDCDILTYGREMLARLCYPVVNPNLDYDFCKGFYSRVTDRMHGRVTRLLVTPLLRAISAIIGEQPLVQFFDSFRYPLAGEFSIDVDLSRVIRIPGDWGLEMGVLAEVYRNTSVRRVCQIDIAENYEHKHQVLSPEDATKGLNKMCIDISKSIFRTLASEGIIFSEGFFKTLLATYVRIAQDFLKRYEDDAAVNGLAFDRHNESLAVETFTSGIEKAAQIIMDNPVGVPLIPPWERVTSALPNILRHIRAAVDDDNA, translated from the coding sequence ATGTCCGATTTCTACCAGACAGGGGTTGTTGCCACCTTCCACAGGCTGGGGGCGAGCAAGCTCGAGCGCATCGAGTCCGAGCTGAAGTGGTACTCCCAGGAGCGCCCCGTGGCCCTCGTACTTCCCTCCCTGTACTCCGAACTCCAGGGGGAGGCGCTCAAGGGAATCGTCACCCGCCTGAAGGAAGTGGAATACGTCAAACAGGTCATCGTCGCCCTGGGGCCGGCCAGCGAGGAGGAGTTCAAGCACGCCAGGGACTTCTTCTCCGGGCTGCCCCAGAGCACGCGCGTCATCTGGAACCACGGGCCCCGGCTGACGGAAATCTACCGGGCCCTGGAGGCCGCCGACCTGCCCCCCGGGGAAGAGGGAAAGGGCAAGAGCGCCTGGATGGCTTACGGGTACGTGCTTTCCCAGATGGACCTGCGGGTCATCGCCCTGCATGACTGCGACATCCTCACCTATGGCAGGGAGATGCTGGCCCGTCTGTGCTACCCGGTGGTCAACCCGAACCTGGATTACGATTTCTGCAAGGGGTTTTACAGCCGCGTCACCGACCGCATGCACGGGCGCGTGACGCGGCTCCTGGTGACCCCGTTGCTCAGGGCCATCTCCGCCATCATCGGGGAGCAGCCCCTGGTGCAGTTCTTCGACAGCTTCCGCTATCCCCTGGCGGGAGAGTTCTCCATCGACGTGGACCTCTCGCGCGTCATCCGCATCCCCGGGGACTGGGGCCTGGAGATGGGCGTGCTGGCGGAGGTGTACCGCAACACGTCGGTGCGGAGGGTCTGCCAGATCGACATCGCCGAGAACTACGAGCACAAGCACCAGGTCCTCTCTCCCGAGGACGCCACCAAGGGCCTGAACAAGATGTGCATAGACATCTCGAAGTCCATCTTCCGCACCCTGGCCTCCGAGGGCATTATCTTCTCGGAGGGCTTTTTCAAAACGCTCCTTGCCACCTATGTCCGCATAGCCCAGGACTTCCTCAAACGCTACGAGGACGACGCGGCCGTCAACGGCCTGGCCTTCGACCGGCATAACGAAAGCCTGGCCGTGGAGACGTTCACCAGCGGCATAGAGAAGGCCGCCCAGATCATCATGGACAACCCCGTCGGAGTCCCCCTCATCCCCCCCTGGGAAAGGGTCACCTCGGCGCTTCCGAACATCCTCAGGCATATAAGAGCAGCCGTGGACGACGACAACGCCTAA
- a CDS encoding glycosyltransferase, with the protein MITQYAGIAPNRDLLLLKQLGKKLRGRSFLHVNSTREGGGVAEILQRMIPLIQSLDIDARWEVIQGDARFYDTTKKVHNALQGNPEAITEKMWKHYLEVNRANAQKLDLGADAVLIHDPQPAPLVSFRKRGKWFWRCHIDMSNPYPDVFKQIEAHCKKYLAAIFSVARFTRAISTTEYIIAPSIDPLSEKNRELSEHEIREVAERLGIPGDRPILLQVSRFDRFKDPIGVINAYKIVKKYNDCILVLAGSPATDDPEGAEVLEEVRSYAADDPDIHILLLPPFSDRDVNALQRMATVVLQKSVKEGFGLTVSEAMWKGKPFIGGAVGGIPLQVAHGVTGFLVHSVDGAAFRIRQYLNNPEMARRMGEAGREYVRNSFLITRQARDYLSLWFAETHRQKGPVHELF; encoded by the coding sequence GTGATAACGCAATACGCGGGCATCGCCCCCAACAGGGACCTTCTCCTTCTGAAGCAGCTGGGCAAGAAGCTCCGGGGAAGGTCCTTCCTGCACGTCAACTCCACCCGCGAGGGGGGCGGGGTGGCGGAGATACTGCAGCGAATGATCCCCCTGATACAGTCCCTGGACATCGATGCACGCTGGGAGGTCATCCAGGGCGACGCCCGGTTCTACGACACAACAAAGAAGGTCCATAACGCGCTTCAGGGCAACCCCGAGGCCATCACGGAGAAGATGTGGAAGCATTACCTCGAGGTGAACCGGGCGAACGCCCAGAAACTGGACCTCGGCGCCGACGCCGTGCTCATTCACGACCCGCAGCCCGCACCGCTGGTCTCTTTCAGAAAGAGGGGAAAGTGGTTCTGGCGGTGCCATATCGACATGTCCAATCCCTACCCGGACGTGTTCAAACAAATCGAGGCGCACTGCAAGAAGTACCTGGCGGCGATCTTCTCCGTGGCGCGTTTCACGCGGGCCATCTCGACCACCGAGTACATCATCGCCCCATCCATCGACCCCCTGAGCGAGAAAAACCGGGAGCTCTCGGAGCACGAGATACGGGAGGTCGCCGAGCGGCTGGGCATCCCCGGCGACCGCCCCATTCTGCTTCAGGTGTCCCGGTTCGACCGGTTCAAGGACCCCATCGGCGTCATCAACGCGTACAAGATAGTGAAGAAATACAACGACTGCATCCTCGTGCTGGCCGGCAGTCCGGCCACCGACGACCCCGAGGGTGCGGAGGTTCTGGAGGAAGTGCGCTCGTACGCCGCGGACGACCCCGACATACACATTCTGCTGCTGCCCCCCTTCAGCGACAGGGACGTCAACGCCCTGCAGCGCATGGCCACCGTGGTCCTCCAGAAGTCCGTCAAGGAGGGGTTCGGGCTCACCGTCTCGGAGGCCATGTGGAAGGGCAAGCCCTTCATAGGCGGGGCGGTGGGAGGCATTCCCCTTCAGGTGGCCCACGGGGTCACGGGCTTTCTCGTGCATTCCGTCGACGGGGCCGCCTTCCGCATACGGCAGTATCTCAACAACCCCGAGATGGCCAGGAGAATGGGAGAGGCCGGACGGGAGTACGTGCGCAACTCCTTCCTCATCACGCGGCAGGCCAGGGACTACCTCTCGCTCTGGTTCGCCGAGACGCACCGGCAGAAAGGTCCCGTGCACGAGCTGTTCTGA
- a CDS encoding rhomboid family intramembrane serine protease, whose product MIPYKDDNPTRRPPVVTLAIIALNVLVFIMELAGNMQAMAFNYGAIPKAMLTLQSNQPISPVLTVFTAMFLHGGFLHIGGNMLYFWIFGNNIEDKLGHGRFLVFYLLSGVVAAYSNALVDPTSTVPMIGASGAIAGILGAYILLFPRAQVYTVIILIFFIQIVRLPSLIVIGFWIIIQVINGLMASGVTGQHAGVAWFAHIGGFLFGLGMIKVFLKTRRR is encoded by the coding sequence TTGATACCGTACAAGGACGACAACCCGACGCGCCGGCCTCCGGTGGTCACGCTGGCCATCATCGCCCTGAACGTCCTGGTCTTCATCATGGAGCTGGCCGGCAACATGCAAGCCATGGCCTTCAATTACGGCGCCATTCCCAAGGCCATGCTGACCTTGCAGTCCAACCAGCCCATTTCCCCGGTGCTGACCGTTTTTACCGCCATGTTCCTGCACGGAGGGTTTCTGCACATCGGGGGGAACATGCTTTATTTCTGGATATTCGGCAACAATATCGAGGACAAGCTGGGACACGGAAGGTTCCTGGTCTTCTATCTCCTGAGCGGCGTGGTCGCCGCCTACTCCAACGCCCTCGTGGACCCCACGTCCACCGTCCCCATGATAGGGGCAAGCGGCGCCATAGCCGGCATCCTCGGCGCTTACATCCTCCTTTTCCCCCGGGCCCAGGTCTACACCGTCATCATCCTGATCTTCTTCATCCAGATAGTGCGGCTGCCTTCCTTGATAGTCATAGGCTTTTGGATTATCATACAGGTCATTAACGGGCTGATGGCCTCCGGGGTGACCGGACAACATGCGGGAGTGGCCTGGTTCGCCCATATAGGGGGGTTTCTGTTCGGGCTGGGCATGATAAAGGTTTTCTTGAAGACCAGGAGGAGGTAA
- a CDS encoding DUF5752 family protein: protein MAQRARKKPDKSFIFRDVVTVVKTTGLKASTLDELREGIAAVSEESIFHHTYQYFAKGHVQEYTNDFAQWAAESLEERALAEYLANIDSFSFKSTDALRKELLRVVDDYREKFPAPRPVLPGAEFYFSEAVSFVFAAGVRAKNLAEFLTAIKFIDASSIYYHYYEARVRLRKEQDDFSKWIAEVVKNQELADCVRSIDPFMHNLEGVRTHLAEMLEDGLRKEMEIIE, encoded by the coding sequence ATGGCTCAGAGAGCCAGAAAGAAACCGGACAAGTCCTTCATATTCAGGGACGTGGTCACGGTGGTCAAGACGACGGGCCTGAAGGCCAGCACCCTGGATGAGCTTCGCGAAGGCATTGCCGCGGTGAGTGAGGAAAGCATCTTCCACCATACGTACCAGTATTTCGCCAAGGGGCATGTCCAGGAATACACCAATGACTTCGCCCAGTGGGCGGCCGAAAGCCTGGAGGAGAGAGCCCTGGCGGAGTACCTGGCCAATATCGACTCCTTCTCCTTCAAATCCACCGACGCCCTCAGAAAAGAGCTCCTCAGGGTGGTGGACGACTACAGGGAGAAGTTTCCCGCCCCCAGGCCGGTCCTGCCCGGTGCCGAGTTCTATTTCAGCGAGGCCGTCTCCTTCGTCTTCGCCGCGGGGGTGCGGGCGAAGAACCTGGCCGAGTTTCTGACGGCCATCAAGTTCATCGACGCAAGCTCCATCTACTACCATTACTACGAAGCCCGGGTGAGGCTCCGCAAGGAGCAGGACGACTTCTCCAAGTGGATAGCCGAGGTCGTCAAGAACCAGGAGCTCGCCGACTGCGTCAGGTCCATCGACCCCTTCATGCACAACCTCGAGGGGGTGCGCACCCACCTGGCCGAGATGCTGGAGGACGGCCTGCGCAAGGAAATGGAGATTATCGAGTGA